In the genome of Egibacteraceae bacterium, the window ATCCAGCGGGCGCTCGGGCTGCCGGTGAAACTCGTCGGCCTCGGCGAGGACGTCGACGACCTCGCCGACTTCGACGGCGACGCGTTCGTGGAGGCGCTCTTCGCCGAGGTGGTCCAGGAGGTGGACGTCGAGGCTGACCGCTTCGCCGGCGGCGCAGCGGGGGCGGCGGGGTAGCACCGGTGCCCGGCGTCGGCGCGCTCCCGCTCGACCGCATCCGTGAGGCGCTTCGGCTGCTCGGCACCGGTGAGCCCCCCACGTCCCGGGCGGCCGCGCAACGGGGGTTGCGGGAGACGTTGCGCGGGCAGGGCACGGTGCGCACGGCGCTCGACCACGGACCCGAGGGTGCCCGTTCAGCGTTCGTGCGGCTCGTCGAGGCGGGGCCGTCGCCGGTGGAGGACCTGCTCGGACGCGGCTGGTGGGGTCACGGGACACTGCCTCCACCGCTTGACTGGCTGCAGCGACGGGCCCTCGTCCACGTCGACGAGGGCGGGCAGCTCGCGCTGGTGGACGAGGCGCGCGAGGGCTTCCTCGACCTCACCCTGGCGCTCGAACCGGCGGCCGGTGAGGCCTCGCCGCGGTCGATGCGCGTCGAGGCGGCGGGGTGCGTCGTCGTCGCGCCGGAGCCGGGCCGGCTCGACTGGGCGCTCACTGTGGCGGGCGCCGAGCTCCGGGCGGTCGCCCCGACCGTCGCGGTGTCGCCTCGTTCGGCGACCGCGGTGAGCGCCGCCCTGCGCCGGGCCGGTGTGCGCCTGAGCGACGACGCCGTCGTCACCGTGGTGGCCGGCACGCCCGCCCTGCCGGGCACGGCGGAGGACGCCGTCGGCCCGCGCGCGATCCGGGCGCTGCTCGAGCGTGCGGTGGGGGAGCGGCGGCAGGTGCGCCTGCGGTACTTCGCCTCGTCCCGCGGCGGCGCCGCCACCGAGCGCGTCGTCGACCCGTGGTCGTTCCGCGACGACCTCCTCAGCGGGTACTGCCACCTGCGCTCGGGTGAGCGCTCCTTCGCCGTCGACCGCATCGGCCACGCCCGCCTCCTCCCGTCGCCGGTCGAGGTGACCGCCCCGTAGGCTGCCTGTTGCCGTGAAAACCGGAGGGGCCATGTCCGCGACGCGAGAGCCGCCGCTGCACATCGACACCCGCGAGCAGCTCGTCTTCGTCCTCTGCGAGGCCGCCGAGCTCGAGCACAGCCTGACGTGCGCCTACCTGTTCGCCGCGTGGAGCATGCGCACCCGCGACGGGGACGGTCTCGGCGGAGGGCAGCT includes:
- a CDS encoding WYL domain-containing protein; this encodes MPGVGALPLDRIREALRLLGTGEPPTSRAAAQRGLRETLRGQGTVRTALDHGPEGARSAFVRLVEAGPSPVEDLLGRGWWGHGTLPPPLDWLQRRALVHVDEGGQLALVDEAREGFLDLTLALEPAAGEASPRSMRVEAAGCVVVAPEPGRLDWALTVAGAELRAVAPTVAVSPRSATAVSAALRRAGVRLSDDAVVTVVAGTPALPGTAEDAVGPRAIRALLERAVGERRQVRLRYFASSRGGAATERVVDPWSFRDDLLSGYCHLRSGERSFAVDRIGHARLLPSPVEVTAP